Proteins from one Ornithobacterium rhinotracheale genomic window:
- a CDS encoding formate--tetrahydrofolate ligase gives MAFPTDIEIANAAKIQHIKKIAEKLNIPEDDLEMYGKYKAKLPLTLINPEKIKQNKLILVTAITPTPAGEGKTTTSIGLVDGLNKVGKQALAVLREPSLGPVFGVKGGAAGGGYAQVIPMEDINLHFTGDFAAIEKANNLLSAALDNNLNSKKRSLNIDPKTITWKRVMDMNDRTLRQIIIGVGDNNGVVRQDGFNITPASEIMAILCLSENFSDLKERLGNIYVADTFDGKPVFARDLKVVGAMAILLKDAIKPNLVQTLEGNPAIIHGGPFASIAQGTNTSIATKMGLSLSNYVVTEAGFGADLGAEKFLDIKCTSAGLSPDAAVVVATVRALRHHGGASKDELQNPDLEKLKLGFPNLEKHIENVQKFNLKPVVAINAFPNDSEEELQYIIDKCAEKGVKAIVAEGFAKGGDGMKDLAKAVVEIAENNTEKFTPIYNASDSIEDKINKIATEIYGAKGVKYLAKAKRQIKELQKNGFDKLPVCMVKTPKSLSDDDKKLGRPEGFFVTVREFEIAAGAGFIIPMLGDAMRMPGLPPVPAAEGMDIDDHGVITGLS, from the coding sequence ATGGCTTTTCCTACCGATATTGAAATTGCCAATGCGGCAAAAATTCAGCATATTAAAAAAATTGCTGAAAAATTAAATATTCCTGAGGATGATTTAGAAATGTATGGCAAATACAAAGCTAAACTTCCTCTTACGCTCATCAATCCAGAGAAAATCAAGCAAAACAAATTGATTCTGGTTACCGCCATCACTCCTACTCCAGCGGGAGAGGGAAAAACGACCACTTCTATTGGATTGGTAGATGGGCTCAACAAAGTGGGCAAGCAGGCACTTGCCGTGTTGCGCGAGCCTTCGCTGGGTCCCGTTTTTGGTGTAAAAGGCGGTGCTGCGGGCGGTGGTTACGCTCAAGTAATCCCGATGGAAGACATCAATTTGCATTTTACAGGAGATTTTGCGGCGATTGAAAAAGCCAATAATTTACTTTCTGCGGCGTTAGACAATAATTTAAACAGCAAAAAACGCTCGCTCAACATCGACCCAAAAACCATTACTTGGAAACGCGTAATGGACATGAACGACCGCACTTTGCGCCAAATCATCATCGGTGTGGGCGACAACAACGGCGTGGTGCGACAAGATGGGTTTAACATTACACCTGCCTCAGAAATCATGGCAATCCTTTGTTTGTCTGAAAATTTCTCAGATTTAAAAGAACGACTGGGCAACATTTATGTGGCTGATACTTTCGACGGAAAACCCGTTTTTGCACGAGATTTAAAAGTTGTGGGTGCCATGGCGATATTGCTAAAAGATGCCATCAAACCGAATTTAGTACAAACTTTAGAAGGCAATCCTGCCATCATCCATGGCGGACCATTTGCTTCTATTGCGCAAGGGACCAACACGTCAATTGCGACCAAAATGGGCTTATCATTGAGCAATTATGTAGTTACCGAAGCTGGTTTTGGTGCGGATTTAGGGGCTGAAAAATTCCTTGATATTAAATGTACTTCGGCAGGATTAAGCCCAGATGCTGCCGTAGTGGTGGCAACTGTGAGAGCGCTTAGACACCACGGCGGAGCGAGCAAAGATGAATTGCAAAATCCAGATTTAGAAAAACTAAAATTAGGCTTCCCTAATTTAGAAAAACATATAGAAAATGTGCAAAAATTCAATTTGAAGCCTGTTGTGGCTATCAACGCGTTCCCAAATGACAGCGAAGAGGAATTGCAATACATCATTGATAAATGTGCTGAAAAAGGCGTAAAAGCCATTGTAGCCGAAGGCTTTGCAAAAGGAGGCGACGGCATGAAAGATTTGGCTAAAGCAGTGGTAGAAATCGCTGAAAATAACACCGAAAAATTCACGCCGATTTATAATGCAAGCGACAGCATAGAAGATAAAATCAATAAAATTGCTACCGAAATTTATGGTGCTAAAGGTGTGAAATATTTAGCCAAAGCAAAAAGACAAATCAAAGAATTACAAAAAAATGGATTTGATAAATTGCCTGTTTGTATGGTAAAAACCCCTAAATCGCTATCAGACGACGATAAAAAACTCGGTCGTCCTGAAGGTTTCTTCGTGACTGTAAGAGAATTTGAAATTGCTGCAGGTGCAGGATTCATAATTCCGATGCTTGGCGATGCAATGCGTATGCCAGGGCTTCCGCCAGTGCCTGCCGCCGAAGGTATGGACATCGATGACCATGGTGTGATTACTGGATTAAGCTAA